From Deferrisoma camini S3R1, the proteins below share one genomic window:
- a CDS encoding molybdate ABC transporter permease subunit, which translates to MELGALLWTSWRIAAAATALAAVVAVGAAAWVGGRTAGRRLWDVAFTLPLALPPTAIGFGLLVLLGRFGPLGWLWEFLGTRLVFTPTAAVVVGAVMAFPLVYRAARAGLEGIPVELREAARLYSPTRAHAFVRVLLPLAWKPIAAGMALGLARALGEFGATLMVAGSLPGRTRTFPMAVYEAVQAGRDQEALFLVAVAALTGGVLLVVADAVLSRGGR; encoded by the coding sequence ATGGAACTTGGAGCACTTCTCTGGACATCGTGGCGCATCGCGGCGGCGGCCACGGCTCTGGCGGCCGTAGTGGCAGTGGGGGCGGCCGCGTGGGTGGGCGGCCGCACTGCCGGCCGCCGGCTGTGGGACGTGGCGTTCACCCTCCCCCTGGCACTCCCGCCCACCGCGATTGGATTCGGGCTCCTCGTGCTCCTCGGCCGGTTCGGCCCGCTGGGCTGGCTCTGGGAGTTCCTGGGGACCCGCCTCGTGTTCACCCCCACCGCTGCCGTGGTGGTCGGAGCGGTCATGGCCTTCCCGCTGGTGTACCGTGCCGCCCGGGCCGGGCTGGAAGGGATTCCCGTGGAACTCCGGGAGGCGGCCCGGCTCTACAGCCCCACACGGGCCCATGCCTTCGTGCGGGTGCTGCTGCCCCTGGCATGGAAACCCATCGCGGCTGGCATGGCCCTCGGCCTCGCCCGGGCCCTGGGGGAGTTCGGGGCCACGCTCATGGTGGCCGGGAGCCTCCCGGGCCGCACCCGGACGTTCCCCATGGCCGTGTACGAGGCCGTGCAGGCCGGGCGTGACCAGGAGGCCCTCTTTCTCGTGGCTGTGGCCGCGCTGACCGGAGGGGTCTTACTTGTTGTCGCGGACGCTGTCCTCTCGCGGGGGGGGCGATGA
- a CDS encoding aldo/keto reductase, which produces MNHRILGRTGLRVSALGLGCMRLPTVGGDETRIDEAAAGALVRRALELGVNYLDTAYPYHGGESERFLGRVLAEGLRDRVLLADKMPPWFVNEPADLERIFGEQLDRLRTDRIDLYLLHSLNRRFWKRFRELGALEFLERKRREGRVRFVGFSFHDRLPVFREIVDAYDWDFCQVQYNYMDEEVQAGTEGLRYAAHKGLGVVVMEPLRGGRLARAEGRGLSEIWQGTDPAAAALRWVWSHPEVSVVLSGMGRVAELVANARAADRSAEPLGPDLEERIRRAREWYRQRVRVPCTYCQYCLPCPEGVNIPRVFELVNDANMFEDWSAVRRRYQRFTPADERADNCVACGACEEVCPQGISIIQELQKAHEELG; this is translated from the coding sequence GTGAACCATCGAATACTGGGACGAACCGGGCTACGGGTGTCGGCCCTGGGGCTGGGGTGCATGCGCCTGCCCACCGTGGGGGGCGACGAGACCCGGATCGACGAGGCCGCGGCCGGGGCGCTGGTGCGTCGCGCCCTGGAGCTGGGGGTGAACTACCTGGACACGGCCTACCCCTACCACGGCGGCGAGAGCGAGCGGTTCCTGGGCCGGGTCCTGGCAGAGGGCTTGCGGGACCGGGTGCTTCTGGCCGACAAGATGCCGCCTTGGTTCGTGAACGAGCCGGCCGACCTGGAGCGGATCTTCGGGGAGCAGTTGGACCGGCTGCGCACCGACCGGATCGACCTGTACCTGCTCCACAGCCTGAACCGCCGGTTCTGGAAGCGGTTCCGGGAGCTCGGCGCGCTGGAGTTCCTGGAGCGCAAGCGCCGCGAGGGCCGGGTCCGGTTCGTGGGGTTCTCGTTCCACGACCGGCTCCCCGTGTTCCGCGAAATCGTAGACGCCTACGACTGGGACTTCTGCCAGGTGCAGTACAACTACATGGACGAGGAGGTCCAGGCCGGCACCGAGGGGCTCCGGTACGCCGCCCACAAGGGGCTCGGGGTCGTGGTGATGGAGCCCCTGCGCGGCGGCCGGCTGGCCCGGGCCGAGGGGCGGGGGTTGTCGGAGATCTGGCAGGGCACCGATCCCGCGGCCGCGGCCCTGCGATGGGTGTGGAGCCACCCCGAGGTCTCGGTGGTGCTGAGCGGCATGGGCCGGGTGGCCGAGCTCGTGGCCAACGCCCGGGCGGCCGACCGTTCGGCCGAACCGCTGGGGCCCGATCTGGAAGAACGGATCCGCCGGGCCCGGGAGTGGTACCGCCAGCGGGTGCGGGTGCCGTGCACCTACTGCCAGTACTGCCTGCCGTGCCCGGAAGGGGTGAACATCCCCCGCGTCTTCGAGCTGGTGAACGACGCGAACATGTTCGAGGACTGGTCGGCCGTGCGGCGGCGGTACCAACGGTTCACACCTGCGGACGAGCGGGCCGACAACTGCGTGGCCTGTGGGGCGTGCGAGGAGGTCTGCCCCCAGGGGATCTCGATCATCCAGGAGCTACAGAAGGCCCACGAAGAGCTCGGATGA
- the gap gene encoding type I glyceraldehyde-3-phosphate dehydrogenase: protein MPARIAINGYGRIGRLVLRAAKKKNADLEFVVIHDLAPVDALGLVTKFDSIHGAFPGEVSWTEDTIVIDGKPIQVLSGPGRRSDDPLDLPWKEFGIDYVVEATGAFRKVDQLQGHIRSGARRVILTVPSKDPLEATIVMGVNDHILRPDHTIISNSSCTTNCAAPVAKVLLENFGIKKGYLTTVHAFTNDQRLFDYPHKDFRRARMATLSIIPTSTGAAKALGRVIPDLDGKIEGLAFRVPVPTGSVIDLTVMLEKKATAEEINEAMKAACEGELKGVMEYCTDPIVSVDIINNPHSAIFDSLLTHVRKDHMAKVVAWYDNEWGYACRVVDLLEKVAAMDGLA, encoded by the coding sequence ATGCCTGCGCGCATCGCCATCAACGGCTACGGACGCATCGGCCGGCTCGTGCTTCGGGCGGCCAAGAAGAAGAACGCAGACCTCGAGTTCGTGGTGATCCACGACCTGGCCCCCGTGGACGCCCTGGGGCTGGTGACCAAGTTCGACTCGATCCACGGGGCGTTCCCGGGCGAGGTCTCCTGGACCGAGGACACCATCGTGATCGACGGCAAGCCGATCCAGGTCCTGAGCGGGCCGGGTCGCCGAAGCGACGATCCCCTGGACCTGCCGTGGAAGGAGTTCGGCATCGACTACGTGGTGGAGGCCACGGGCGCCTTCCGGAAGGTGGACCAGCTCCAAGGGCACATCCGTTCCGGAGCCCGGCGCGTGATCCTGACCGTGCCGTCCAAGGATCCCCTGGAGGCCACGATCGTCATGGGCGTGAACGACCACATCCTCCGGCCGGATCACACGATCATCTCCAACTCGTCGTGCACCACCAACTGCGCGGCGCCGGTGGCCAAGGTGCTCCTGGAGAACTTCGGCATCAAGAAGGGCTATCTCACCACGGTGCACGCGTTCACGAACGACCAGCGCCTGTTCGACTACCCCCACAAGGACTTCCGCCGGGCCCGCATGGCCACGCTGTCGATCATCCCCACCTCCACGGGCGCGGCCAAGGCCCTGGGCCGGGTGATCCCGGACCTGGACGGCAAGATCGAGGGGTTGGCATTCCGCGTGCCGGTGCCCACCGGGTCGGTCATCGATCTGACGGTGATGCTGGAGAAGAAGGCCACGGCCGAGGAGATCAACGAGGCCATGAAGGCGGCCTGCGAGGGCGAGCTCAAGGGGGTGATGGAGTACTGCACCGACCCGATCGTGTCGGTGGACATCATCAACAACCCCCACTCGGCCATCTTCGACAGCCTGCTGACCCACGTGCGCAAGGACCACATGGCCAAGGTGGTGGCGTGGTACGACAACGAGTGGGGGTACGCCTGCCGGGTGGTGGACTTGCTCGAGAAGGTCGCCGCCATGGATGGGCTGGCCTGA
- a CDS encoding HEPN domain-containing protein, with protein MRDSIEEGRRWLEQAQEDLKWADHLAREGGWHLACFLAQQVAEKALKAVRYADGAEIVLGHSVERLGSELADRYPEIRDSVKRWSVLDGFYIPTRYPNGLPAGIPARVYDRDTARRAVDLAREAVEWAESRIDRNAG; from the coding sequence ATGAGAGACAGCATTGAGGAAGGCCGTCGCTGGCTGGAGCAGGCCCAGGAGGACCTCAAGTGGGCGGACCATCTGGCCCGGGAGGGAGGTTGGCACCTCGCCTGCTTCCTTGCGCAACAGGTTGCGGAAAAGGCCCTGAAGGCCGTGCGGTATGCGGATGGGGCCGAGATCGTTCTGGGGCACTCGGTGGAACGGTTGGGCTCCGAACTGGCCGACCGGTATCCGGAGATCCGGGATTCCGTGAAGCGCTGGAGCGTGCTCGACGGGTTCTACATCCCCACGCGCTACCCCAACGGGCTCCCGGCCGGGATCCCCGCGCGGGTGTACGACCGGGACACGGCGCGCCGAGCCGTGGACCTGGCGCGGGAAGCGGTGGAGTGGGCGGAGAGCCGCATCGACCGGAATGCGGGGTGA
- a CDS encoding helicase-related protein encodes MENERLPIDTLAGDFKAALAGGRVVISAPTGTGKSTQVPRWAAAAGRVLVVEPRRVACRALAERVAELERTPLGRGVGYVVRAENRAGPQTRIVFATPGVVLRWLASGPLEEFGVMVLDEFHERSLDLDLLLALLLRRGRHRLVVMSATLDADRVGRHLGARVLRAEGRRFPVRVHHVPGRAFLPDVRGLEERIVEALDQARNDPGDVLVFLPGKAEIASAARALANRQDLEVLPLHGGLSLKEQGRVFRPAERRRVILATNVAETSLTIPGVGVVIDSGLVRRTRYHNGRGFLTLLPVARDSAEQRAGRAGRTAPGVCYRLWSPEAILSETSPPEIHREALEPLVLAAEACGEAPEDLPFLDPPKPYALDAARQGLAALGALNAQGRITERGRRLFGLPLDAPLGAILVEAERLGCLEDAVDLVAALAVGRPVFAGPPRGDPLRDEGCDAVGLVRAVREARAGVHPVHGHVLAEARTIRRELREAFGLPGPGPRRGGPRDRKALALAVLRADPRAAHVARRRKKAVAWANGLGEALLARESAVDPSEHRCLAALEVRAVGTGYRKTRLVIPAAMPVPPAWLEEAGVGEERAGRIRVDGDRLVCEIETVHAGQVLARREEVPRGPLAREALVRALVEERVFPGLWPRVRAGLAEVRRATALARTGLLPPNLVPWAPEEDVPEEDEAWVTARLAALGFDSGEDLALLTEDDLVPAGLAPPLAAWMDGHFPAEVRVGDGTYRAFYDFRRRQVVLRLASGHRREPPSLTFLPAYRGFSVRVEHKGQSWRLR; translated from the coding sequence ATGGAAAACGAACGGCTTCCCATCGACACCCTGGCAGGCGACTTCAAAGCGGCCCTGGCCGGGGGAAGGGTCGTGATCTCGGCGCCCACCGGCACCGGCAAGTCCACCCAGGTGCCCCGGTGGGCCGCGGCCGCCGGCCGGGTGCTGGTGGTGGAGCCCCGCCGGGTCGCGTGCCGGGCCCTGGCGGAACGGGTGGCCGAGCTGGAGCGCACCCCCCTCGGCCGGGGCGTGGGGTACGTGGTGCGCGCGGAGAACCGGGCCGGGCCGCAGACCCGGATCGTGTTCGCCACGCCCGGGGTGGTGCTCCGGTGGCTCGCCTCGGGGCCGCTGGAGGAGTTCGGGGTGATGGTGCTCGACGAGTTCCACGAGCGCAGCCTGGACCTCGATCTGCTGCTCGCCCTGCTCCTGCGCAGGGGCCGGCACCGTTTGGTGGTCATGTCGGCCACCCTGGATGCGGATCGGGTGGGGCGGCATCTGGGGGCTCGGGTGCTTCGGGCCGAAGGGCGGCGGTTCCCCGTGCGCGTGCACCACGTGCCCGGCCGGGCGTTCCTGCCCGACGTCCGGGGGCTGGAGGAGCGGATCGTCGAGGCGCTCGATCAGGCCCGGAACGACCCGGGCGACGTGCTGGTGTTCCTGCCGGGCAAGGCCGAGATCGCGTCGGCGGCCCGGGCTCTCGCGAACCGGCAGGACCTGGAGGTGCTGCCCCTCCACGGCGGCCTGTCCCTGAAGGAGCAGGGCCGGGTGTTCCGGCCGGCCGAACGGCGGCGGGTGATCCTGGCCACCAACGTGGCCGAGACCTCGCTCACGATCCCCGGGGTGGGCGTGGTGATCGACTCGGGGCTCGTGCGCCGCACCCGGTACCACAACGGCCGGGGGTTCCTGACCCTGCTTCCGGTGGCCCGGGACAGCGCCGAGCAGCGGGCCGGCCGGGCCGGCCGCACCGCGCCGGGGGTGTGCTACCGGCTGTGGAGCCCCGAGGCGATCCTGTCGGAGACCTCGCCCCCCGAGATCCACCGGGAGGCCCTGGAGCCCCTGGTCCTGGCGGCCGAGGCCTGCGGCGAGGCCCCCGAGGACCTGCCGTTCCTCGACCCGCCCAAGCCCTACGCTTTGGACGCGGCCCGCCAGGGCCTGGCCGCCCTCGGCGCCCTGAACGCTCAGGGCCGGATCACGGAGCGGGGGCGGAGGCTGTTCGGCCTGCCGCTCGACGCGCCCCTGGGCGCGATCCTGGTGGAGGCCGAGCGCCTGGGGTGCCTCGAGGACGCCGTGGACCTGGTGGCCGCCCTGGCCGTGGGCCGGCCCGTGTTCGCCGGCCCGCCCCGGGGCGATCCCCTCCGGGACGAGGGGTGCGACGCGGTCGGCCTGGTCCGGGCCGTTCGGGAGGCTCGGGCCGGGGTGCATCCGGTGCACGGCCACGTGCTGGCCGAGGCCCGAACGATCCGGAGGGAGCTGCGCGAGGCCTTCGGCCTGCCCGGGCCCGGCCCCCGCCGCGGGGGGCCCCGGGACCGCAAGGCCCTGGCCCTGGCCGTGCTGCGGGCCGATCCCCGGGCGGCCCACGTGGCCCGCCGCCGCAAGAAGGCCGTGGCCTGGGCCAACGGGCTGGGGGAGGCCCTGCTGGCCCGGGAGAGCGCCGTGGACCCTTCCGAGCACCGGTGCCTGGCCGCCCTGGAGGTGCGGGCGGTCGGGACGGGGTACCGGAAGACCCGGCTCGTGATCCCGGCGGCCATGCCGGTGCCCCCGGCCTGGCTGGAGGAGGCCGGGGTGGGGGAGGAGCGGGCGGGGCGGATTCGGGTCGATGGGGACCGGCTCGTCTGCGAGATCGAGACCGTTCACGCCGGCCAGGTGTTGGCCCGGCGGGAGGAGGTGCCCCGGGGGCCCCTCGCCCGGGAGGCCCTGGTCCGGGCCCTGGTCGAGGAACGGGTGTTCCCGGGGCTCTGGCCCCGGGTCCGGGCCGGCCTGGCCGAGGTCCGCCGGGCAACCGCCCTGGCCCGGACCGGGCTCCTGCCCCCGAACCTCGTCCCCTGGGCCCCGGAGGAGGACGTTCCAGAAGAGGACGAGGCGTGGGTCACGGCTCGCCTGGCGGCCCTGGGGTTCGATTCCGGCGAGGACCTGGCCCTGCTCACCGAGGACGATCTTGTCCCGGCTGGCCTTGCTCCGCCTCTGGCCGCGTGGATGGACGGGCACTTCCCGGCGGAGGTCCGGGTGGGCGACGGGACCTACCGGGCGTTCTATGACTTCCGGCGGCGTCAGGTGGTGTTGCGGCTCGCCTCGGGGCATCGCCGGGAGCCTCCGTCCCTCACGTTTCTTCCGGCGTACCGGGGCTTCTCGGTGCGGGTAGAGCACAAGGGCCAGTCTTGGCGGCTGAGGTGA
- the modA gene encoding molybdate ABC transporter substrate-binding protein — MRPELLLLCLLAPGLAAATPLTVGAASSLTDVLPTVGREFASAVDDAPPAMSFAGSGTVGRQVAAGAPLDAVVLADADQALRLAREGVLIRDSLACVATNEISLVAPRGARFVSSWTDLGTAAVRRVALGNPSLVPAGRLARQHLEALRLWQAVVPKAVLAASVRQALAYARRGEVDAAIVFRTDARAGVPEVRVVDASSLRARYVVGVVAGSPHEEEAYRFLAFLRGSVARSLFAEAGFGPCQEEEP, encoded by the coding sequence ATGAGGCCGGAGCTTCTACTCCTGTGCCTTCTCGCGCCGGGCTTGGCCGCGGCAACTCCCCTGACGGTGGGGGCGGCCTCGAGCCTCACCGACGTCCTCCCGACGGTGGGCCGAGAGTTCGCCTCGGCCGTCGATGATGCTCCGCCCGCCATGAGCTTCGCCGGTTCCGGCACGGTCGGCCGGCAGGTGGCTGCGGGCGCCCCCCTCGACGCCGTGGTGCTCGCGGATGCCGACCAGGCCCTTCGCCTTGCTCGGGAGGGGGTTCTCATCCGTGACTCCCTCGCGTGCGTCGCAACCAACGAGATCTCCCTCGTGGCGCCTAGGGGAGCCCGATTTGTGTCTTCATGGACGGACCTGGGAACCGCCGCGGTCCGACGCGTGGCCCTGGGGAACCCGTCCCTTGTGCCGGCCGGCCGGCTCGCTCGCCAGCATCTGGAGGCGCTTAGATTGTGGCAGGCGGTGGTCCCGAAGGCGGTGTTAGCGGCGAGCGTGCGCCAGGCTCTGGCCTACGCCCGCCGGGGCGAGGTGGACGCTGCGATCGTGTTTCGCACCGACGCCCGTGCCGGCGTCCCCGAGGTCCGAGTGGTGGACGCAAGCTCCCTCAGGGCCCGATACGTGGTCGGCGTGGTGGCGGGAAGCCCCCATGAGGAGGAGGCATACCGGTTCCTCGCATTCCTCCGGGGCTCGGTAGCCCGGTCCCTCTTTGCCGAGGCGGGGTTCGGCCCCTGCCAGGAGGAAGAGCCATGA
- a CDS encoding ATP-binding cassette domain-containing protein: MIDVEVWYERRSGRRTFRAAIAFRCDGPRVAVFGPSGSGKTLLLRSIAGLESGARCRVAVDGAPLAPPRSRRAPPLVGMVFQGYALFPHLSVAENVGYALGPRSRWSAEARCRVEELLDAFELSALAHERPENLSGGQAQRVAIARALAPRPRILLLDEPFSALDPPLRRRARESLAGAIAPERVPTILVTHDPADVEALADDLVVLREGTVEKVLSFRRICRKRRIARFAAEHLVPAVRREAAP, encoded by the coding sequence ATGATCGACGTGGAGGTTTGGTACGAACGCCGGTCCGGCCGGCGCACTTTCCGGGCGGCCATCGCGTTTCGGTGCGACGGGCCCCGCGTAGCGGTGTTCGGCCCCTCGGGCTCCGGAAAGACCCTGCTCCTGCGTAGCATCGCCGGGCTGGAGTCCGGTGCACGGTGTCGGGTGGCCGTCGACGGAGCTCCCCTTGCCCCGCCCCGGAGCCGGAGGGCCCCGCCCCTGGTGGGGATGGTGTTCCAGGGCTATGCTCTGTTCCCTCACCTGAGCGTGGCCGAGAACGTGGGCTACGCCCTGGGCCCCCGGTCCCGCTGGTCGGCCGAGGCGCGGTGTAGGGTCGAGGAACTTCTCGACGCGTTCGAACTCTCGGCGCTCGCCCATGAGCGGCCCGAGAATCTTTCGGGCGGCCAGGCCCAGAGGGTCGCCATCGCCCGCGCCCTGGCGCCCAGGCCCCGGATCCTCCTTCTAGACGAGCCGTTTTCCGCCCTCGATCCGCCCCTGCGTCGCCGGGCCAGGGAGTCCCTGGCCGGGGCTATCGCCCCCGAACGGGTGCCCACGATCCTCGTGACCCACGACCCGGCCGACGTGGAGGCCCTGGCCGACGACCTGGTGGTGCTCCGGGAGGGGACCGTGGAGAAGGTCCTCTCGTTTCGGCGCATCTGCCGGAAACGACGGATCGCGCGTTTCGCAGCCGAGCATCTGGTCCCGGCCGTGCGCCGGGAGGCGGCACCGTGA
- a CDS encoding nucleotidyltransferase domain-containing protein, with translation MSRVAERLGRLPEVERVILIGSAARGRRDLFTDLDLLVVMRTDEPFPMRAAKLLPLLGLEVDSDLLVYTPEEFERMRGEPFLRSALETGRVLYERQH, from the coding sequence GTGAGCCGGGTCGCGGAGCGGCTCGGGCGTCTTCCAGAGGTGGAGCGGGTGATTCTGATCGGGTCCGCGGCCCGGGGTCGTCGGGATCTGTTCACCGATCTGGACCTCCTCGTGGTCATGCGAACCGACGAGCCGTTTCCCATGCGAGCAGCCAAACTCCTGCCGCTGTTGGGGTTGGAGGTGGATTCGGACCTCCTGGTCTACACTCCCGAGGAGTTCGAGCGGATGCGAGGGGAACCGTTTTTGAGAAGCGCCCTCGAAACAGGGAGGGTTTTGTATGAGAGACAGCATTGA
- a CDS encoding 3-deoxy-7-phosphoheptulonate synthase — protein MIVVLKPDTQPGPSERAALRAVAARYPDLELRFHRVRGALQDLHEVYVFGPTRQVPTEAFEELPFVQKVIRVSSKYRIIGRHDGQAPEVGFEYQGLTFSQDSFHVFAGLCAVDTREHVEVMMQALARLGITTTRMGAYKPRTSPYDFQGHGRACLPYVFELAGRYGIRVIAMEVTHEAHLEEIHDALAEAGHPTGVMVQIGTRNAQNFELLKHVGRQHEFPVLFKRGMGITLEESLNACEYVATNGNHRIVFCLRGVKTNLGDPHRNLVDFAQVPVVKRQTRLPVCIDPSHSVGKKVPAPDRILDIWHAAAQGVIAGANMVLVDFHPRPEKALCDGPQAMLMEEMEAFFEDMRICREAYRKRRALAERTASALAA, from the coding sequence ATGATCGTCGTGCTCAAACCCGACACCCAGCCCGGCCCTTCGGAGCGAGCCGCCCTGCGGGCGGTGGCGGCCCGGTACCCCGACCTGGAGCTCCGGTTCCACCGGGTGCGGGGCGCGCTCCAGGACCTCCACGAGGTCTATGTGTTCGGTCCCACCCGTCAGGTGCCCACCGAGGCGTTCGAGGAGCTCCCGTTCGTGCAGAAGGTGATCCGGGTGAGCTCCAAGTACCGGATCATCGGCCGCCATGACGGCCAGGCCCCCGAGGTGGGGTTCGAGTACCAGGGGTTGACCTTCTCCCAGGACAGCTTTCACGTGTTCGCCGGTCTTTGCGCCGTGGACACCCGGGAGCACGTGGAGGTCATGATGCAGGCCCTGGCGCGCCTTGGGATCACCACCACCCGGATGGGGGCCTATAAGCCCCGGACCTCCCCCTACGACTTCCAGGGGCATGGCAGGGCGTGCCTGCCCTACGTGTTCGAGCTGGCCGGCAGGTACGGCATCCGGGTCATCGCCATGGAGGTGACCCACGAGGCCCATCTGGAGGAGATCCACGACGCACTGGCCGAGGCGGGGCATCCCACGGGCGTGATGGTGCAGATCGGCACCCGCAACGCCCAGAACTTCGAGCTGCTGAAGCACGTGGGCCGCCAGCACGAGTTTCCGGTGCTGTTCAAGCGGGGCATGGGCATCACGCTGGAGGAGAGCCTGAACGCTTGCGAGTACGTGGCCACCAACGGAAACCACCGGATCGTGTTCTGCCTGCGGGGGGTCAAAACGAACCTGGGCGACCCCCACCGGAACCTGGTGGACTTCGCCCAGGTCCCGGTGGTGAAGCGCCAGACCCGGCTTCCGGTGTGCATCGACCCCTCCCATTCCGTGGGCAAGAAGGTGCCGGCTCCCGATCGTATCCTCGACATCTGGCACGCCGCCGCCCAGGGGGTGATCGCCGGGGCCAACATGGTGCTGGTGGATTTCCACCCCCGGCCGGAAAAGGCCCTGTGCGACGGCCCCCAGGCCATGCTCATGGAGGAGATGGAGGCGTTTTTCGAGGACATGCGGATCTGCCGCGAGGCGTACCGCAAAAGGCGGGCCCTTGCCGAGCGCACCGCCTCGGCTCTGGCGGCGTAA